Proteins from a single region of Malaclemys terrapin pileata isolate rMalTer1 chromosome 25, rMalTer1.hap1, whole genome shotgun sequence:
- the RPL23 gene encoding 60S ribosomal protein L23 has protein sequence MSKRGRGGSSGAKFRISLGLPVGAVINCADNTGAKNLYIISVKGIKGRLNRLPAAGVGDMVMATVKKGKPELRKKVHPAVVIRQRKSYRRKDGVFLYFEDNAGVIVNNKGEMKGSAITGPVAKECADLWPRIASNAGSIA, from the exons ATGTCCAAGCGAG GACGTGGTGGTTCGTCCGGTGCGAAATTCCGTATTTCCCTCGGTCTTCCCGTGGGAGCTGTGATTAACTGTGCAGATAACACAG GTGCCAAGAACCTGTACATCATCTCCGTGAAGGGGATTAAGGGGCGCCTGAACAGGCTGCCAGCTGCTGGTGTAGGCGACATGGTCATGGCTACTGTCAAGAAGGGCAAGCCAGAGCTCAGGAAGAAGG TGCACCCGGCAGTGGTAATTCGGCAGCGGAAATCGTACCGGAGAAAAGACGGGGTGTTCCTTTATTTTGAAGACAACGCGGGAGTGATAGTAAATAACAAAGGGGAAATGAAAG GCTCAGCAATCACAGGCCCCGTGGCTAAGGAATGCGCAGATCTGTGGCCCAGGATAGCTTCCAATGCTGGCAGCATCGCATAA